The proteins below come from a single Streptomyces spongiicola genomic window:
- the rplR gene encoding 50S ribosomal protein L18, producing MAYGVKIAKGKAYKGAALKRRHIRIRKKISGTAERPRLVVTRSNRGITAQVIDDLKGHTVASASTLDASIRGGEGDKSAKAKQVGQLVAERAKAAGIEAVVFDRGGNQYAGRIAALADAAREAGLKF from the coding sequence ATGGCATACGGCGTGAAGATTGCCAAGGGCAAGGCCTACAAGGGCGCCGCTCTGAAGCGTCGCCACATCCGCATCCGCAAGAAGATCTCGGGTACGGCGGAGCGTCCGCGCCTGGTCGTCACCCGGTCCAACCGCGGCATCACCGCCCAGGTCATCGACGACCTCAAGGGCCACACCGTGGCGTCGGCGTCCACCCTGGACGCTTCCATCCGCGGCGGCGAGGGCGACAAGTCGGCGAAGGCGAAGCAGGTCGGCCAGCTCGTGGCCGAGCGTGCCAAGGCCGCCGGCATCGAGGCCGTCGTGTTCGACCGCGGCGGCAACCAGTACGCCGGGCGCATCGCCGCCCTGGCGGACGCCGCCCGCGAAGCCGGCCTGAAGTTCTGA
- the rpsE gene encoding 30S ribosomal protein S5, whose protein sequence is MAGPQRRGSGAGGGERRDRKGRDGGAAAAEKTAYVERVVAINRVAKVVKGGRRFSFTALVVVGDGDGTVGVGYGKAKEVPAAIAKGVEEAKKHFFKVPRIQGTIPHPIQGEKAAGVVLLKPASPGTGVIAGGPVRAVLECAGVHDILSKSLGSDNAINIVHATVAALKGLQRPEEIAARRGLPLEDVAPAALLRARAGAGA, encoded by the coding sequence ATGGCTGGACCCCAGCGCCGCGGCAGCGGTGCCGGTGGCGGCGAGCGGCGGGACCGGAAGGGCCGTGACGGCGGCGCTGCTGCCGCCGAGAAGACCGCGTACGTCGAGCGCGTCGTCGCGATCAACCGCGTCGCCAAGGTTGTGAAGGGTGGTCGTCGCTTCAGCTTCACCGCGCTGGTCGTGGTGGGCGACGGTGACGGCACCGTGGGTGTCGGTTACGGCAAGGCCAAGGAGGTGCCGGCCGCCATCGCCAAGGGTGTGGAGGAGGCCAAGAAGCACTTCTTCAAGGTCCCCCGCATCCAGGGCACCATCCCCCACCCCATCCAGGGTGAGAAGGCGGCGGGCGTCGTGCTGCTCAAGCCGGCTTCCCCCGGTACCGGTGTGATCGCCGGTGGCCCGGTGCGCGCCGTGCTCGAGTGCGCCGGCGTGCACGACATCCTGTCGAAGTCCCTGGGCTCCGACAACGCGATCAACATCGTGCACGCGACCGTGGCGGCCCTGAAGGGCCTGCAGCGTCCCGAGGAGATCGCGGCCCGCCGCGGTCTGCCGCTCGAGGACGTCGCCCCCGCGGCCCTGCTTCGTGCGCGTGCGGGAGCGGGTGCGTGA
- the rplO gene encoding 50S ribosomal protein L15: MAEQNPLKIHNLRPAPGAKTAKTRVGRGEASKGKTAGRGTKGTKARYQVPERFEGGQMPLHMRLPKLKGFKNPFKTEYQVVNLDKLAALYPEGGEVTVADLVAKGAVRKNQLVKVLGQGEVSVALQVTVDAVSGSAKEKITAAGGTVTELV; encoded by the coding sequence ATGGCGGAGCAGAACCCGCTGAAGATCCACAACCTCCGTCCCGCCCCCGGCGCCAAGACCGCCAAGACCCGTGTGGGTCGTGGTGAGGCGTCGAAGGGTAAGACGGCCGGTCGTGGTACCAAGGGCACGAAGGCCCGCTACCAGGTTCCGGAGCGCTTCGAGGGCGGCCAGATGCCGCTGCACATGCGCCTCCCGAAGCTGAAGGGCTTCAAGAACCCGTTCAAGACCGAGTACCAGGTCGTCAACCTGGACAAGCTCGCCGCCCTCTACCCCGAGGGTGGCGAGGTCACGGTCGCCGACCTGGTCGCCAAGGGCGCGGTTCGCAAGAACCAGCTCGTCAAGGTGCTGGGCCAGGGCGAGGTCTCCGTGGCGCTGCAGGTGACGGTCGACGCCGTCTCCGGCTCCGCCAAGGAGAAGATCACCGCCGCCGGCGGCACCGTCACCGAGCTCGTCTGA
- the rpmD gene encoding 50S ribosomal protein L30 yields the protein MARLKITQTKSYIGSKQNHRDTLRSLGLKKVNDVVVKEDRPEFRGMVHTVRHLVTVEEVD from the coding sequence ATGGCCCGCCTCAAGATCACGCAGACGAAGTCGTACATCGGCAGCAAGCAGAACCACCGTGACACCCTGCGTTCGCTCGGCCTGAAGAAGGTCAACGACGTGGTCGTCAAGGAGGACCGCCCCGAGTTCCGCGGAATGGTGCACACCGTCCGCCACCTCGTGACGGTCGAGGAGGTCGACTGA